A single genomic interval of Syngnathoides biaculeatus isolate LvHL_M chromosome 1, ASM1980259v1, whole genome shotgun sequence harbors:
- the LOC133503867 gene encoding sodium-dependent neutral amino acid transporter B(0)AT1-like — MRLILPNPGLELRISNLQDLDRMEKEGADSGGPKWDNKAQYILTCVGFCIGLGNVWRFPYLCQNHGGGAFLIPYLILLVLEGMPLLLLEFAIGQRLRKGSVGVWRAISPYLTGLGIASMLVSFLVALYYNTLIAWVMWYLFNSFQSPLPWTQCPLNENATAECQESSTVDYFFYRVTLNSSTSISDSGGLHWPIVVCLCAAWTVICICCIRGISTSGKAVYVTAILPYVVLSIFLVRGLTLKGAVSGIQFLFTPKVEELMNPSTWLDAGAQVFYSFGLAWGGLISFSSYNPVHNDCVQDAVILSVVTGLTSVYAATVTYSIIGFRATEKYDTCFSDNIMSLINAFSLPEGSVTPNNFDLALKHLNTSDPETVLGLEFKTCDLEKLLSEGVEGTGLAFIVFTEPSPRCPLRHSGLFSSSSCFSAWASPPFLATLREWWFL, encoded by the exons ATGAGATTGATTCTGCCCAACCCGGGACTGGAGCTGCGGATCTCCAACCTTCAGGATCTCGACAGGATGGAGAAAGAGGGGGCCGACAGCGGCGGCCCCAAGTGGGACAACAAAGCTCAGTACATCCTGACGTGCGTGGGCTTCTGCATCGGCCTCGGCAATGTGTGGCGATTCCCTTATTTGTGTCAAAACCACGGAGGAG GAGCGTTTTTGATTCCCTACCTTATCCTGCTGGTCTTGGAAGGAATGCCTCTCCTGTTGCTGGAGTTTGCCATTGGTCAGCGTCTTAGGAAAGGCAGCGTGGGGGTGTGGCGGGCCATCAGCCCTTATCTGACTGGTTTGG gcatcgCCTCCATGTTGGTGTCTTTTTTAGTTGCGCTGTATTATAACACTTTGATAGCCTGGGTCATGTGGTACCTGTTCAATTCCTTCCAAAGCCCGCTTCCTTGGACTCAGTGTCCGCTCAATGAGAATGCGACAG CCGAGTGTCAAGAGAGCTCCACGGTGGACTATTTTTTCTACCGCGTGACCCTCAACAGCTCGACCTCCATATCTGACTCTGGGGGGCTCCACTGGCCCATCGTGGTGTGCCTTTGTGCCGCATGGACTGTCATCTGTATTTGCTGCATCAGAGGGATAAGCACCTCGGGCAAG gcTGTGTACGTCACAGCCATCTTGCCATATGTTGTGCTATCCATATTCCTGGTGCGGGGACTGACCCTGAAAGGTGCCGTTAGCGGGATTCAGTTCCTCTTCACCCCAAAG GTGGAGGAGTTGATGAATCCGTCCACTTGGCTGGATGCCGGCGCCCAGGTCTTTTATTCGTTCGGTTTGGCGTGGGGAGGCCTCATCTCCTTCTCCAGCTACAACCCCGTTCA TAACGACTGCGTGCAAGACGCTGTGATCCTGTCGGTCGTCACCGGTCTGACTTCGGTGTACGCCGCTACGGTTACGTACTCCATCATTGGCTTCCGGGCCACTGAGAAATATGACACGTGTTTCAGTGA taACATCATGTCGTTAATAAACGCATTCAGTCTTCCTGAGGGCAGCGTCACACCGAACAATTTTGACTTGGCcttaaaacatttgaacaccTCCGACCCAGAAACTGTTCTCGGATTGGAGTTTAAAACCTGTGACTTGGAAAAATTGCTCAGTGAG GGAGTGGAGGGGACAGGTTTggcttttattgttttcacagaGCCATCACCAAGATGCCCGCTTCGCCATTCTGGTCTGTTCTCTTCTTCGTCATGCTTTTCTGCCTGGGCCTCTCCACCCTTTTTGGCAACATTGAGGGAGTGGTGGTTCCTTTGA
- the LOC133503875 gene encoding sodium-dependent neutral amino acid transporter B(0)AT1-like yields MKLKLPNPGLDDRILSHGELEKLEMEEAGDRPKWDNKAQYLLTCVGFCVGLGNVWRFPYLCQSHGGGAFMIPFLILVVLEGIPLLHLEFAIGQRLRKGSVGVWRSINPYLTGVGISSLMVSFLVGMYYNTIMAWIMWYLFNSFQDPLPWSQCPLNANRTGPVEECARSSTVDYFWYRETLNTSESIEDNGGLQWWMVLSLIAAWTVLYVCCIRGIETSGKAVYITSTLPYVVLTIFLIRGLTLKGSLEGIKFLFTPDVNELMNPATWLDAGAQVFYSFSLAFGGLISFSSYNSIHNNCEQDAVLISIINGCTSVYSATVIYSIIGFRATEKFDDCIGGNILKLTNAFDLAENNITESNYDEMLVYFNQTNPDVFQSLKIQQCDMQFFLSQGVEGTGLAFIVFTEAIIKMPVSPIWAVLFFIMLFCLGLSTMFGNVEGVVVPLQDLKLLPKKWPKELFCGVSCFVSFAFGIIFAMRSGNYWLALFDNFAGSIPLLVIGLCEMVAVIYIYGIDRFNKDIEFMIGHKPNIFWQVTWRVVSPLIMVFILVFYFVTQVTKSLTYLTWNPESESFPTLEVRPYPSWISGIVFVLAGIPSLAIPAVALYKCVQRKCCKRNHSSDDTLNTISAQIQITDKIKY; encoded by the exons ATGAAGCTGAAGCTGCCGAATCCGGGACTGGATGACCGGATCCTCTCTCATGGGGAACTGGAGAAGCTGGAGATGGAGGAGGCGGGCGACAGACCCAAATGGGACAATAAAGCCCAGTACCTGCTCACCTGCGTGGGGTTCTGTGTGGGGCTCGGCAACGTCTGGAGGTTTCCTTACTTGTGCCAGAGCCACGGTGGAG GTGCATTCATGATCCCCTTCCTCATCCTGGTGGTTCTGGAGGGAATCCCACTGCTGCACCTGGAGTTTGCCATCGGCCAGCGCCTGAGAAAAGGAAGCGTGGGCGTGTGGAGGTCAATTAACCCTTACTTGACTGGAGTcg GTATTTCATCGTTAATGGTGTCCTTTCTCGTGGGCATGTACTACAACACCATCATGGCTTGGATCATGTGGTACCTGTTCAACTCCTTTCAGGATCCTCTGCCCTGGAGCCAGTGTCCCCTCAATGCTAACCGCACAG GTCCAGTGGAGGAGTGTGCGCGCAGCAGCACTGTAGATTATTTCTGGTACAGAGAGACCCTCAACACGTCAGAGTCCATCGAGGACAACGGGGGCCTGCAGTGGTGGATGGTTCTCTCCCTGATAGCCGCCTGGACGGTGCTCTACGTCTGCTGCATCCGCGGGATCGAGACCAGCGGCAAG GCCGTGTACATCACCTCGACTCTGCCCTACGTGGTTCTGACCATCTTCCTCATCAGAGGGCTCACTTTGAAAGGCTCACTGGAAGGAATCAAGTTCCTCTTCACACCGGAT GTGAATGAGTTGATGAATCCTGCAACGTGGTTGGACGCCGGCGCGCAGGTGTTCTACTCCTTCTCCTTGGCGTTTGGCGGTCTCATCTCCTTCTCAAGTTACAACTCTATCCA CAACAACTGCGAGCAGGATGCCGTTCTCATCTCGATCATCAACGGCTGCACATCGGTGTACTCGGCCACCGTCATCTACTCCATTATTGGCTTCCGAGCCACAGAAAAATTTGATGATTGCATTGGCGG CAACATCCTGAAATTGACAAACGCCTTCGACTTAGCCGAGAACAATATCACAGAGAGCAACTACGATGAGATGCTTGTGTACTTCAACCAAACCAATCCAGATGTTTTTCAAAGCTTGAAAATACAGCAATGTGACATGCAGTTCTTCCTCAGTCAG GGGGTCGAAGGAACAGGTTTGGCCTTCATCGTGTTCACAGAGGCCATCATAAAGATGCCCGTTTCGCCAATCTGGGCCGTGCTCTTCTTCATCATGCTCTTCTGCCTCGGTCTTTCCACCATGTTTGGAAACGTGGAGGGAGTAGTCGTGCCGCTGCAGGATCTGAAATTGCTGCCCAAAAAATGGCCTAAAGAGCTTTTCTGTG GCGTgagctgttttgtttcttttgcctTCGGCATCATATTCGCCATGCGCTCCGGCAACTACTGGTTGGctctttttgacaattttgccGGCTCCATTCCCCTTCTGGTCATTGGGCTTTGTGAGATGGTCGCCGTTATCTACATTTACGGGATAGACAG GTTTAACAAAGACATCGAGTTCATGATTGGACACAAGCCCAACATCTTCTGGCAGGTGACCTGGAGGGTGGTCAGCCCGCTCATCATGGTCTTCATCCTGGTGTTTTACTTCGTGACGCAGGTCACAAAGTCTCTCACGTATCTGACCTGGAACCCAGAGTCG GAGAGCTTTCCCACACTTGAAGTGCGTCCCTACCCCAGCTGGATATCCGGtattgtttttgtcctggccggcATTCCCAGCTTAGCCATCCCAGCGGTGGCCCTCTACAAATGCGTGCAAAGGAAATGTTGCAAAAGGAACCACAGCAGTGATGACACATTGAACACAATCTCTGCCCAAATTCAAATTACTGATAAAATCAAGTATTAG